One part of the Caproiciproducens sp. CPB-2 genome encodes these proteins:
- a CDS encoding IclR family transcriptional regulator encodes MYRGNKPEGNGRYAITSVQNALKVLKLFDAQNVQLSLIEISKLSGISKSTTLRIVFTLVQEGFLKQDETSKKYELGIEIVRMGLSAFDSLDLNRIASARLKKLADETGLIVQMAILNKNELILTLKILPKVGFSRALSSHIGGSMPIWCTGIGRLFLANMKEEKAREILNSCELKQYTPNTILDRDEIMRLVKTAAKEKSIITSSEHENGIISICYPIYDHTNKMIAGFSASGIREVIADMDINKIKDAAKKASEDISNELGHNIVS; translated from the coding sequence ATGTATAGGGGAAATAAACCTGAGGGAAACGGCAGATATGCAATTACCAGCGTTCAGAACGCGCTAAAGGTTTTAAAATTATTTGATGCGCAGAATGTGCAGCTTTCTTTGATTGAAATCAGCAAATTAAGTGGAATCAGTAAAAGCACTACCCTTCGCATTGTGTTTACCTTAGTGCAGGAAGGCTTTTTAAAACAAGATGAGACATCAAAAAAATATGAGCTCGGAATTGAAATTGTCAGAATGGGCTTGTCTGCTTTTGACTCTTTAGATTTAAATAGAATCGCATCTGCGAGACTGAAGAAATTAGCAGATGAAACCGGGCTGATCGTACAAATGGCGATTTTAAATAAAAATGAGCTGATCTTAACTTTGAAAATCCTGCCGAAGGTAGGATTCAGCCGGGCTTTAAGCTCTCATATCGGCGGTTCCATGCCAATATGGTGCACCGGGATCGGCCGCTTGTTTCTTGCCAATATGAAAGAGGAAAAGGCAAGAGAAATTTTGAATTCCTGTGAGTTAAAACAGTATACGCCCAATACTATTTTAGACAGAGACGAAATCATGCGCCTGGTAAAAACAGCTGCGAAAGAGAAATCAATTATCACCAGTTCCGAACATGAAAACGGAATCATCAGTATTTGCTACCCGATTTATGACCATACAAATAAAATGATTGCCGGTTTCAGCGCTTCGGGAATTCGCGAAGTGATAGCAGATATGGATATCAATAAAATTAAAGATGCTGCGAAGAAGGCTTCGGAAGACATTTCAAATGAGCTAGGCCATAATATAGTAAGCTAA
- a CDS encoding C-terminal binding protein, which translates to MEKLKVVITDYAYQNLDAEKEEISKVNAEVFDYQCKTEDEVIAVAKNCDALIVQFCPITRKVINNLEHCRLIVRYAIGVDNIDIDAATEKGIYVANVPDYSIDEVSTHAVMLILAMNRKLNQTVSMVRGGRWNYSLLKPMYRASNACLGLDGFGAIPKMVAGKMKNFGMKIISYDPYVTKEQMQQCGVRKVDFEELVETSDYLSVHCPLTEQTRATINADVFRKMKNTAALINTARGSIVDEKALIEAIRKKEIGGAAIDVLETEPIAMDNPLLHFDNVIVTPHIAWYTEESIHALQQKVGEEVARVLSGNAPKNLVNKSLR; encoded by the coding sequence ATGGAAAAATTAAAGGTTGTAATAACGGATTACGCTTATCAGAATCTTGATGCGGAAAAGGAGGAGATATCGAAAGTCAATGCCGAAGTTTTCGATTATCAGTGTAAAACGGAAGACGAAGTAATCGCGGTCGCCAAAAATTGCGACGCTTTGATCGTCCAGTTCTGCCCCATCACCAGAAAAGTCATCAATAATTTGGAACATTGCAGGCTGATCGTGCGGTATGCTATTGGTGTTGATAATATAGATATAGATGCCGCAACGGAAAAGGGCATCTATGTTGCAAATGTACCGGATTATTCTATTGATGAGGTTTCAACCCACGCGGTGATGCTGATTTTGGCCATGAACCGCAAGCTGAACCAAACCGTTTCTATGGTGAGAGGAGGAAGATGGAATTACTCCCTGCTGAAGCCAATGTACAGAGCAAGCAATGCCTGCCTTGGCCTCGACGGCTTTGGAGCAATTCCTAAAATGGTCGCAGGCAAGATGAAAAACTTCGGAATGAAGATCATTTCCTATGATCCGTATGTGACAAAAGAACAGATGCAGCAGTGCGGCGTCCGGAAAGTGGACTTTGAAGAGTTGGTCGAAACCAGTGATTATCTGTCCGTCCATTGTCCTCTTACAGAGCAGACCAGAGCGACCATCAACGCGGATGTGTTCAGAAAAATGAAAAACACAGCGGCGCTTATCAATACGGCCAGAGGCAGCATCGTGGATGAAAAGGCTTTGATCGAAGCGATTCGGAAAAAGGAGATCGGCGGGGCGGCAATCGACGTGCTGGAAACGGAACCGATTGCCATGGACAACCCTCTGCTTCATTTTGATAACGTTATCGTCACCCCGCACATTGCGTGGTATACGGAAGAATCCATTCATGCGCTTCAACAGAAGGTGGGCGAAGAGGTGGCGCGGGTGCTTTCGGGAAATGCGCCCAAGAACCTGGTAA